A genomic window from Cupriavidus basilensis includes:
- a CDS encoding chemotaxis protein CheW — protein MTAPRQDLRARQTRLQDYQAMLARRLREARSLPAVDSFLGLQVGQRHWLLPLPETGEVLEMRQPSRVPLTQSWYTGLVNARGSLLGVIDFGLFCGEGATALQPGSKIVVLSRQVERACGILATRVIGLRHAGDLSLPVEAANAPNAPNAPPAGPEAVPDWEGARFADRDGRDWQVLDVRRLLASPAFLQVGRQAA, from the coding sequence ATGACCGCGCCGCGCCAGGATCTTCGTGCCCGCCAGACCCGGCTGCAGGACTACCAGGCCATGCTGGCCCGCCGGCTGCGTGAGGCGCGCAGCCTGCCGGCGGTGGACAGCTTCCTGGGCCTGCAGGTGGGACAGCGGCACTGGCTGCTGCCGTTGCCGGAGACGGGCGAGGTGCTCGAGATGCGCCAGCCCAGCCGCGTGCCGCTCACGCAGTCCTGGTACACCGGGCTGGTGAACGCGCGCGGCAGCCTGCTGGGCGTGATCGATTTTGGCCTGTTCTGCGGCGAGGGAGCCACCGCGCTGCAGCCGGGCAGCAAGATCGTGGTGCTGTCGCGCCAGGTGGAGCGCGCCTGCGGCATCCTGGCCACGCGCGTGATCGGGCTGCGCCATGCCGGAGACCTGTCGTTGCCGGTGGAAGCGGCGAATGCGCCGAATGCGCCGAACGCGCCGCCGGCGGGGCCGGAGGCGGTGCCGGACTGGGAGGGCGCGCGTTTTGCCGATCGCGACGGGCGCGACTGGCAGGTGCTCGATGTGCGCAGGTTGCTGGCGTCGCCGGCTTTCCTGCAGGTGGGCCGGCAGGCTGCCTGA
- a CDS encoding rubredoxin yields MEYKTWMCLICGWIYDEATGAPEDGIAPGTKWEDVPINWTCPECGARKEDFEMVAL; encoded by the coding sequence ATGGAATACAAGACCTGGATGTGCCTGATCTGCGGCTGGATTTACGACGAAGCTACCGGCGCGCCCGAAGACGGCATTGCCCCCGGCACCAAATGGGAAGACGTGCCCATCAACTGGACCTGCCCGGAATGTGGCGCGCGCAAGGAAGATTTCGAGATGGTGGCGCTCTGA
- the hemL gene encoding glutamate-1-semialdehyde 2,1-aminomutase → MSRNQQLFDRAQQTIPGGVNSPVRAFRSVGGTPRFITRAEGAYMWDADGQRYIDYIGSWGPMIVGHAHPEVVRAVQETSAHSFSFGAPTEAEIEMAEEICKLVPSIEQVRLVSSGTEATMSALRLARGFTKRDLIVKFEGCYHGHADSLLVKAGSGLLTFADTTKNAPSSAGVPADVTKHTMVLEYNNVEQLEQAFIKHADEIAAVIVEPVAGNMNLVRASDAFLQAMRSLCTRHGAVLIFDEVMTGFRVALGGAQAHYGITPDLTCLGKVIGGGMPAAAFGGRRDIMACLAPLGAVYQAGTLSGNPLAVAAGLTTLKLIQAPGFHDRLAAQTRKLADGLAAAAVDAGVPFAADAIGGMFGLYFREGVPGSFAEVTQCDTARFNRFFHAMLDAGVYLAPSAFEAGFVSAQHDDAILATTIEAARKAFVA, encoded by the coding sequence ATGTCTCGTAACCAGCAGCTCTTCGACCGCGCACAGCAAACCATTCCGGGCGGCGTCAATTCGCCCGTGCGCGCCTTCCGCTCGGTGGGCGGCACGCCCCGCTTCATCACGCGCGCCGAAGGCGCTTACATGTGGGACGCCGACGGCCAGCGCTATATCGACTATATCGGCTCCTGGGGCCCGATGATCGTCGGTCATGCCCACCCCGAAGTGGTGCGCGCGGTGCAGGAGACCTCAGCCCACAGCTTCTCGTTCGGCGCGCCGACCGAGGCCGAGATCGAGATGGCCGAGGAAATCTGCAAGCTGGTGCCGTCGATCGAGCAGGTGCGACTGGTTTCCTCCGGCACCGAGGCCACCATGAGCGCGCTGCGCCTGGCGCGCGGCTTCACCAAGCGCGACCTGATCGTGAAGTTCGAGGGCTGCTACCACGGCCACGCCGACAGCCTGCTGGTCAAGGCGGGTTCCGGCCTGCTGACCTTTGCCGACACCACCAAGAACGCGCCGTCCTCGGCCGGCGTGCCCGCCGACGTGACCAAGCACACCATGGTGCTGGAGTACAACAACGTCGAGCAGCTCGAGCAAGCTTTCATCAAGCACGCCGATGAGATCGCCGCGGTGATCGTGGAGCCGGTGGCCGGCAACATGAACCTGGTGCGCGCAAGCGATGCGTTCTTGCAAGCCATGCGCTCGCTGTGCACCAGGCATGGCGCGGTGCTGATCTTCGACGAGGTGATGACCGGCTTTCGCGTCGCGCTGGGCGGCGCGCAGGCGCATTACGGCATCACGCCGGACCTGACCTGCCTGGGCAAGGTGATCGGCGGCGGCATGCCGGCGGCAGCCTTTGGCGGGCGGCGCGACATCATGGCCTGCCTGGCGCCGCTGGGCGCCGTGTACCAGGCCGGCACGCTGTCGGGCAACCCGCTGGCGGTGGCGGCCGGGCTGACCACCCTCAAGCTGATCCAGGCACCGGGCTTCCATGACCGCCTTGCCGCGCAAACCCGCAAGCTGGCCGACGGCCTGGCCGCGGCTGCGGTTGATGCCGGCGTGCCGTTCGCGGCGGATGCCATCGGCGGCATGTTCGGCCTGTACTTCCGCGAGGGTGTGCCGGGCAGCTTTGCTGAAGTCACGCAGTGCGATACCGCGCGCTTCAACCGCTTCTTCCACGCCATGCTGGATGCCGGCGTCTACCTGGCGCCGTCCGCCTTTGAGGCGGGCTTCGTCTCGGCGCAGCATGACGATGCGATTCTCGCTACCACGATTGAAGCGGCCCGCAAGGCTTTCGTGGCTTGA
- a CDS encoding methyl-accepting chemotaxis protein, with amino-acid sequence MGFKMFSLGRQAPAAGAAELAADAAAAPSTRSTPAETLSGRLSRIPFASQQRALTTGVVVSLAALLASVYFDNREANNGAAQIEIAGDMLMHSQRLAKAVPVALLGNAQAFTQLRQSKSELADDLQALQNGSDAKHVRATGAAAAPLLEKAMESWQRTEKSAGDVLAQQPTLTTIGQTLQIFNASNPELLESAEQVAAIKLQSGANAREVAASAQLVMLTQRLGKNLNEFLAGEGVNPETAFLLGKDTNTFRETLDGLMNGSEALRLSAAGDAETRGYLQQLSQRFDAVQKTTQTILQNLPGLIAAKRAQQQIFNDNEALRGELSALQAAYAQGARMRPLTLGATIVSALLTLLFLAGLAALYLRDSRARTLEAEAREREAEARRLDEKRNNDVTQKAILQLMNELQDIADGDLTKQATVTEDITGAIADSVNYTVEELRELVGRVQQTAGEVTQASGQVQDTSTELVAASEEQSRQIRQTGESVVEMADRITQVSRGAAESANVARASLAAAEQGQHAVQNAIVGMNGIREQIQDTSKRIKRLGESSQEIGEIVELISDITEQTNVLALNAAIQAASAGEAGRGFSVVAEEVQRLAERSGEATKQIGALIRTIQTDTQDAVHAMERSTQGVVEGAKLSDNAGAALVEIGRVSRQLAELIEQISQTTSHEAGLATAVARNIEGILQVTEQTSSGTRQTALSVRQLTLLTEELRNSVLRFKIA; translated from the coding sequence ATGGGTTTCAAGATGTTCAGCCTGGGTCGCCAGGCGCCGGCGGCCGGTGCCGCCGAACTGGCGGCAGACGCCGCAGCCGCGCCCAGCACGCGAAGCACCCCGGCCGAGACGCTCTCGGGCCGGCTGTCCCGCATCCCGTTTGCCAGCCAGCAGCGCGCGCTGACCACCGGCGTGGTGGTGTCGCTGGCGGCGCTGCTGGCATCGGTGTATTTCGATAACCGCGAAGCCAACAACGGCGCGGCGCAGATCGAGATCGCCGGCGACATGCTGATGCACTCGCAGCGCCTGGCCAAGGCCGTGCCGGTGGCGCTGCTGGGCAATGCGCAGGCGTTCACGCAGCTGCGCCAGTCCAAGAGCGAGCTCGCGGACGACTTGCAGGCGCTGCAAAACGGCAGCGATGCGAAGCACGTGCGCGCGACCGGCGCGGCCGCCGCGCCGCTGCTGGAAAAAGCCATGGAGTCCTGGCAGCGCACCGAGAAGAGCGCCGGTGACGTGCTGGCCCAGCAGCCCACCCTGACCACCATCGGCCAGACGCTGCAGATCTTCAACGCCTCCAACCCCGAACTGCTGGAAAGCGCGGAGCAGGTGGCGGCAATCAAGCTGCAAAGCGGCGCCAACGCGCGCGAGGTGGCTGCCTCCGCGCAGCTGGTGATGCTGACGCAGCGACTGGGCAAGAACCTCAACGAGTTCCTGGCGGGCGAAGGCGTCAACCCGGAAACCGCGTTCCTGCTCGGCAAGGACACCAATACCTTCCGCGAAACCCTGGACGGCCTGATGAATGGCAGCGAAGCGCTGCGGCTGTCGGCGGCGGGAGATGCGGAAACCCGTGGCTACCTGCAGCAGCTGTCGCAACGCTTTGACGCGGTGCAGAAGACCACCCAGACCATCCTGCAGAACCTGCCCGGCCTGATCGCCGCCAAGCGCGCGCAGCAGCAGATCTTCAACGACAACGAGGCACTGCGCGGCGAGCTGTCCGCGTTGCAGGCTGCTTATGCGCAAGGCGCGCGCATGCGCCCGCTGACGCTGGGCGCCACCATCGTCTCGGCCTTGCTCACGCTGCTGTTCCTGGCGGGCCTGGCCGCGCTGTACCTGCGCGACTCGCGTGCCCGTACCCTCGAAGCCGAGGCCCGCGAGCGCGAGGCCGAAGCCCGCCGCCTGGATGAAAAGCGCAACAACGACGTGACCCAGAAGGCGATTTTGCAGTTGATGAACGAGCTGCAGGACATCGCCGACGGCGACCTGACCAAACAAGCCACCGTGACCGAGGACATCACCGGCGCCATCGCCGACTCGGTGAACTACACGGTGGAAGAATTGCGCGAACTGGTCGGCCGGGTGCAGCAGACCGCCGGCGAGGTGACGCAGGCATCGGGGCAGGTGCAGGACACCTCGACCGAGCTGGTCGCCGCCTCGGAAGAGCAATCGCGCCAGATCCGCCAGACCGGCGAATCGGTGGTGGAAATGGCGGACCGCATCACGCAGGTCTCGCGCGGCGCGGCGGAATCCGCCAACGTGGCGCGCGCCTCGCTGGCCGCGGCCGAGCAGGGCCAGCACGCGGTGCAGAACGCCATCGTCGGCATGAACGGCATCCGCGAGCAGATCCAGGACACCTCCAAGCGCATCAAGCGCCTGGGCGAATCCTCGCAGGAGATCGGTGAAATCGTCGAGCTGATTTCCGACATTACCGAGCAGACCAACGTGCTGGCGCTGAACGCCGCCATCCAGGCCGCATCGGCCGGTGAAGCCGGGCGCGGCTTCTCGGTGGTGGCCGAAGAAGTGCAGCGGCTGGCAGAGCGCTCCGGCGAGGCAACCAAGCAGATCGGCGCGCTGATCCGCACCATCCAGACCGACACCCAGGACGCAGTGCACGCCATGGAGCGCAGCACCCAGGGCGTGGTGGAAGGGGCCAAGCTGTCGGACAATGCCGGCGCCGCGCTGGTGGAGATCGGCCGCGTGTCGCGCCAGCTCGCCGAGCTGATCGAGCAGATTTCCCAGACCACCTCGCATGAGGCGGGGCTGGCTACCGCGGTGGCACGCAATATCGAAGGGATCCTGCAGGTGACCGAGCAGACCTCGTCCGGCACGCGCCAGACGGCACTCTCGGTGCGCCAGCTGACCTTGCTGACCGAAGAGCTGCGTAATTCGGTGCTGCGATTCAAGATCGCCTGA
- a CDS encoding response regulator → MTISKILIVDDSPTEALFMSDLLGKKGFKVSVAGNSEQAFARLEKEPFDLILMDVVMPGQNGYQATRAIKRDDRFKDIPVIMCTSKGLDTDRIWGMRQGAADYVVKPVDGEELLTKIAALAH, encoded by the coding sequence ATGACTATCAGCAAAATCCTTATCGTCGACGACTCCCCCACCGAAGCCCTGTTCATGTCCGACCTGCTCGGCAAGAAGGGCTTCAAGGTCTCGGTGGCCGGCAATAGCGAACAGGCCTTCGCCCGGCTCGAGAAGGAACCCTTCGACCTGATCCTGATGGACGTGGTGATGCCCGGCCAGAACGGCTACCAGGCGACCCGCGCGATCAAGCGCGACGACCGCTTCAAGGACATCCCCGTGATCATGTGCACCAGCAAGGGCCTGGACACCGACCGCATCTGGGGCATGCGCCAGGGCGCGGCCGACTACGTCGTCAAGCCGGTCGATGGCGAAGAACTGCTGACCAAGATCGCCGCGCTGGCACACTGA
- a CDS encoding response regulator, whose translation MRVAQLQEGIRVNAEVSGAVEAGAGASGAAAPARRKVLVIDDSSTIRRTAEIFLSQAGCQVLLAEDGFEALAKVGDMHPDLIFCDILMPRLDGYQTCALIKKSPRFHAIPVIMLSSRDGVFDRSRGRLVGAQDHLAKPFTRESLLQAVDACVPRAAAVASPLPA comes from the coding sequence ATGCGGGTCGCTCAACTACAAGAAGGTATTCGGGTCAACGCCGAGGTCAGCGGCGCGGTCGAGGCTGGCGCTGGCGCGAGCGGCGCTGCTGCGCCTGCGCGCCGCAAGGTGCTCGTGATCGACGATTCCAGCACCATCCGCCGCACCGCGGAGATCTTCCTGTCCCAGGCCGGTTGCCAGGTGCTGCTGGCCGAAGACGGCTTCGAGGCACTCGCCAAGGTCGGCGACATGCATCCGGACCTGATCTTCTGCGACATCCTGATGCCGCGCCTGGACGGTTACCAGACCTGTGCCCTCATCAAGAAAAGCCCTCGGTTCCATGCCATCCCGGTGATCATGCTGTCCTCCCGCGACGGCGTGTTCGACCGTTCGCGCGGCCGCCTGGTCGGCGCGCAAGACCATCTCGCCAAGCCTTTTACCCGTGAGTCGCTGCTGCAGGCGGTAGACGCCTGCGTGCCACGTGCCGCTGCCGTGGCCAGCCCCTTGCCGGCTTGA